From Pandoraea vervacti, the proteins below share one genomic window:
- a CDS encoding ABC transporter ATP-binding protein, translating to MSDSTARVSSASSPSLASAAVPSQGGDVLFGASASCPPVSSTLPGEAQPVIEVRDLTKRYGTHTIHEHLDLTVRQSEIIALVGGSGSGKTTLIRQIIGLEAPTSGHIRVFGHDITMIDRRTAHLLRRRSGMLFQRGALFSAMTVFDNIAQPLRELHTLSEDLIRDVVMYKLEMVGLSGRMANRMPSELSGGMIKRVGIARAIALEPELLFLDEPTAGLDPQASDEFVDMIRGLHRSLGLTVVMVTHDLDTVMMLATRVAVLAERKVLVNAPVEDVVCVDHPFIHTFFLGERGRRALLALPAARRAKISELLDDGK from the coding sequence ATGAGCGATTCCACTGCGCGCGTTTCATCTGCATCATCTCCTTCGCTCGCCTCCGCGGCCGTGCCGTCGCAGGGTGGCGATGTGTTATTCGGTGCATCGGCCAGTTGCCCTCCGGTGTCCTCAACGTTGCCGGGTGAAGCGCAACCGGTCATCGAAGTTCGCGACCTCACCAAGCGTTACGGCACGCACACGATCCACGAGCATCTGGATCTCACCGTGCGCCAAAGCGAGATCATCGCGCTGGTTGGCGGATCGGGGTCGGGCAAGACCACACTGATCCGACAGATCATCGGACTGGAAGCCCCCACGAGCGGGCACATCAGGGTGTTTGGCCACGACATCACGATGATCGACCGTCGCACTGCGCACTTGCTGCGCCGTCGCTCGGGCATGCTGTTCCAGCGTGGTGCGTTGTTCTCGGCGATGACGGTGTTCGACAACATTGCCCAACCCTTGCGCGAGTTGCACACGCTATCGGAAGACCTGATTCGCGACGTCGTGATGTACAAGCTCGAGATGGTCGGGTTGTCGGGGCGTATGGCCAACCGCATGCCGTCCGAGTTGTCGGGAGGCATGATCAAGCGTGTCGGTATTGCGCGCGCCATTGCACTGGAGCCGGAGCTGCTCTTCCTCGATGAGCCGACGGCTGGTCTCGACCCGCAGGCGTCCGACGAATTCGTCGACATGATTCGCGGCCTGCATCGCTCGCTCGGCCTGACCGTCGTCATGGTCACGCACGATCTGGATACGGTGATGATGCTCGCTACCCGCGTGGCTGTGCTGGCCGAGCGTAAGGTGCTCGTCAATGCGCCGGTCGAAGATGTGGTGTGTGTCGATCATCCGTTCATCCACACCTTCTTCCTCGGTGAGCGTGGCAGACGCGCTTTGCTGGCCTTGCCTGCGGCACGACGCGCCAAGATTTCGGAGTTACTCGACGATGGAAAATAA